From a region of the Primulina eburnea isolate SZY01 chromosome 7, ASM2296580v1, whole genome shotgun sequence genome:
- the LOC140836857 gene encoding uncharacterized protein, with protein MHKLGRGQRDKVQQFMTITGSSEKVSIQALKSSDWQLEGAFDIFYSQPKIKSFADTRHLEELYNRYKDTFTDMILADGITLLCNDIQVDPQDIVMLVLSWHMKAATMCEFSKQEFIGGLQSLGIESLEKFRERLPYMRSELKDEQKFREIYNFAFGWAKEQGQKSLALDTAIGMWQLLFAERQWPLVEHWCQFLQARHNKAISRDTWSQLLEFARTVDPALSNYDPEGAWPYLIDEFVDYLTENGIMQKGKLCDWSL; from the exons ATG CACAAGTTGGGTAGAGGACAACGTGACAAGGTGCAGCAGTTCATGACTATTACAGGGTCCAG TGAAAAAGTTTCCATCCAGGCTCTGAAGTCCAGCGACTGGCAACTTGAAGGAGCATTTGATATATTTTACAGCCAACCCAAAATCAAGTCATTTGCTGACACTAGGCACTTAGAGGAGCTCTACAATAGATACAAAG ATACATTTACTGATATGATATTGGCTGATGGAATCACTCTCCTGTGCAATGATATTCAG GTTGATCCTCAGGACATTGTCATG TTGGTTCTTTCGTGGCACATGAAGGCTGCTACCATGTGTGAATTCTCAAAGCAGGAGTttattggtggattacaatctcTTGG GATAGAATCTCTGGAGAAGTTCAGAGAAAGACTACCGTATATGCGTTCTGAACTCAAAGATGAAC AGAAGTTCCGTGAGATCTATAACTTCGCATTTGGCTGGGCTAAAGAGCAG GGTCAGAAGTCTTTGGCATTGGATACAGCCATTGGAATGTGGCAGTTGCTATTCGCAGAAAGGCAATGGCCATTAGTCGAGCATTGGTGCCAGTTCTTACAG GCACGGCATAACAAAGCAATTTCTCGTGACACCTGGTcccagctgctggaatttgcAAGG ACTGTGGATCCTGCATTATCAAACTATGACCCTGAAGGTGCTTGGCCATACCTGATCGATGAATTTGTTGACTACTTGACGGAAAATGGTATAATGCAGAAGGGTAAGTTGTGTGATT